From the genome of Malus domestica chromosome 04, GDT2T_hap1, one region includes:
- the LOC103419485 gene encoding vesicle-associated protein 2-2-like isoform X2 — MNTQLLEIQPKELKFLFELKKQSSCSIRLTNLTNSYVAFKVKTTSPKKYCVVPNVGVVLPKSTSEFSVTMQAPRTGMVDMECKDKFLIQSTIVSSRTTDEDITASMFSKDGGKYIEEKKLRVTLISPPNSPMLSPMKVDLKQGLGYEHSVLKDQFGGVEILPSLNKVAKDVKFAATNEMPKPSTGTNEKPKPSKDVELKPEKDFEVKPEKDFELKPEKDAELKPAKYEALEPEKEAELKPAKYEALEPEKEAELKPVKDVELKSAKDVELKPVKDVELKSAKDVELKPEKEVELKPEKEVELKPKKEAELKPVNDVELKSAKDVELKPPNATELKLEKDVELNATKIVEDLKLAKDIQEMKSKLNALELKLSQAEVTISKLTEERSSTIQETRNIQEQVAQLGIRGVDVKVVQVGFPLLFVCMVAIMSVAIGYCIHP, encoded by the exons ATGAATACGCAGCTGTTGGAGATTCAACCAAAGGAATTGAAGTTCTTGT TTGAATTGAAGAAGCAGAGCTCATGCTCGATTCGGCTTACCAACCTGACCAACAGCTATGTTGCTTTTAAG GTTAAGACTACGTCCCCTAAGAAATACTGTGTGGTCCCAAATGTTGGTGTTGTCTTACCAAAATCAACTTCTGAGTTTTCGG TTACAATGCAAGCACCACGAACCGGTATGGTAGATATGGAATGCAAAGACAAGTTTTTAATCCAGAGCACGATTGTTTCTTCTAGGACAACTGATGAGGATATTACAGCTAGCATG TTTTCTAAAGACGGTGGCAAGTACATTGAAGAGAAAAAGCTAAGAGTAACCCTCATTAGTCCACCCAATTCCCCAATGCTGTCACCAATGAAGGTAGACTTGAAGCAGGGGCTTGGCTATGAACATTCAGTTTTAAAAGATCAATTCGGTGGAGTTGAAATCCTCCCTTCGCTGAACAAG GTTGCTAAGGATGTGAAGTTCGCAGCTACTAATGAGATGCCAAAGCCATCAACGGGTACTAATGAGAAGCCAAAACCATCAAAGGATGTAGAGTTGAAACCAGAAAAAGACTTTGAAGTGAAACCAGAAAAAGATTTTGAGTTGAAACCAGAAAAAGAC GCGGAGTTGAAGCCAGCAAAATATGAGGCATTGGAACCAGAAAAAGAGGCGGAGTTGAAGCCAGCAAAATATGAGGCATTGGAACCAGAAAAAGAGGCGGAGTTGAAACCAGTAAAAGATGTGGAACTAAAATCAGCAAAGGATGTGGAGTTGAAACCAGTAAAAGATGTGGAACTAAAATCAGCAAAGGATGTGGAGTTGAAACCAGAAAAAGAGGTGGAGTTGAAACCCGAAAAAGAGGTTGAATTGAAACCAAAAAAAGAGGCGGAGTTGAAACCAGTAAATGACGTGGAATTAAAATCAGCAAAGGATGTGGAGTTGAAACCGCCAAATGCTACGGAGTTGAAACTAGAAAAAGATGTGGAGTTGAATGCAACAAAGATTGTGGAAGATTTGAAGTTGGCGAAGGATATCCAAGAGATGAAATCAAAGCTAAATGCACTTGAATTAAAGCTGAGCCAG GCTGAAGTTACTATTTCAAAGCTGACAGAGGAGAGGAGTTCAACCATTCAAGAGACGAGAAATATACAGGAGCAAGTG GCACAACTGGGTATAAGAGGTGTGGATGTGAAAGTAGTCCAAGTCGGATTTCCTCTCCTCTTTGTTTGTATGGTGGCGATCATGAGCGTTGCTATCGGATACTGTATACACCCTTGA
- the LOC103419485 gene encoding vesicle-associated protein 2-2-like isoform X1, whose protein sequence is MNTQLLEIQPKELKFLFELKKQSSCSIRLTNLTNSYVAFKVKTTSPKKYCVVPNVGVVLPKSTSEFSVTMQAPRTGMVDMECKDKFLIQSTIVSSRTTDEDITASMFSKDGGKYIEEKKLRVTLISPPNSPMLSPMKVDLKQGLGYEHSVLKDQFGGVEILPSLNKVAKDVKFAATNEMPKPSTGTNEKPKPSKDVELKPEKDFEVKPEKDFELKPEKDVELKPAKYEAVEPEKEAELKPAKYEALEPEKEAELKPAKYEALEPEKEAELKPVKDVELKSAKDVELKPVKDVELKSAKDVELKPEKEVELKPEKEVELKPKKEAELKPVNDVELKSAKDVELKPPNATELKLEKDVELNATKIVEDLKLAKDIQEMKSKLNALELKLSQAEVTISKLTEERSSTIQETRNIQEQVAQLGIRGVDVKVVQVGFPLLFVCMVAIMSVAIGYCIHP, encoded by the exons ATGAATACGCAGCTGTTGGAGATTCAACCAAAGGAATTGAAGTTCTTGT TTGAATTGAAGAAGCAGAGCTCATGCTCGATTCGGCTTACCAACCTGACCAACAGCTATGTTGCTTTTAAG GTTAAGACTACGTCCCCTAAGAAATACTGTGTGGTCCCAAATGTTGGTGTTGTCTTACCAAAATCAACTTCTGAGTTTTCGG TTACAATGCAAGCACCACGAACCGGTATGGTAGATATGGAATGCAAAGACAAGTTTTTAATCCAGAGCACGATTGTTTCTTCTAGGACAACTGATGAGGATATTACAGCTAGCATG TTTTCTAAAGACGGTGGCAAGTACATTGAAGAGAAAAAGCTAAGAGTAACCCTCATTAGTCCACCCAATTCCCCAATGCTGTCACCAATGAAGGTAGACTTGAAGCAGGGGCTTGGCTATGAACATTCAGTTTTAAAAGATCAATTCGGTGGAGTTGAAATCCTCCCTTCGCTGAACAAG GTTGCTAAGGATGTGAAGTTCGCAGCTACTAATGAGATGCCAAAGCCATCAACGGGTACTAATGAGAAGCCAAAACCATCAAAGGATGTAGAGTTGAAACCAGAAAAAGACTTTGAAGTGAAACCAGAAAAAGATTTTGAGTTGAAACCAGAAAAAGACGTGGAGTTGAAGCCAGCAAAATATGAGGCAGTGGAACCAGAAAAAGAGGCGGAGTTGAAGCCAGCAAAATATGAGGCATTGGAACCAGAAAAAGAGGCGGAGTTGAAGCCAGCAAAATATGAGGCATTGGAACCAGAAAAAGAGGCGGAGTTGAAACCAGTAAAAGATGTGGAACTAAAATCAGCAAAGGATGTGGAGTTGAAACCAGTAAAAGATGTGGAACTAAAATCAGCAAAGGATGTGGAGTTGAAACCAGAAAAAGAGGTGGAGTTGAAACCCGAAAAAGAGGTTGAATTGAAACCAAAAAAAGAGGCGGAGTTGAAACCAGTAAATGACGTGGAATTAAAATCAGCAAAGGATGTGGAGTTGAAACCGCCAAATGCTACGGAGTTGAAACTAGAAAAAGATGTGGAGTTGAATGCAACAAAGATTGTGGAAGATTTGAAGTTGGCGAAGGATATCCAAGAGATGAAATCAAAGCTAAATGCACTTGAATTAAAGCTGAGCCAG GCTGAAGTTACTATTTCAAAGCTGACAGAGGAGAGGAGTTCAACCATTCAAGAGACGAGAAATATACAGGAGCAAGTG GCACAACTGGGTATAAGAGGTGTGGATGTGAAAGTAGTCCAAGTCGGATTTCCTCTCCTCTTTGTTTGTATGGTGGCGATCATGAGCGTTGCTATCGGATACTGTATACACCCTTGA
- the LOC103419484 gene encoding acyl carrier protein 1, chloroplastic encodes MAAVTGASAISLIRSAPQQFHQNLALSRTNGLRSVSLAGYGRSSLSFGLQQRSARLRVSCAAKPDTVEKVSKIVKKQLALPDDSAVTGESKFSELGADSLDTVEIVMGLEEEFGISVEEESAQTIATVQDAADVIEKLIEKNKA; translated from the exons ATGGCCGCCGTCACCGGAGCTTCTGCGATCTCCCTCATCCGCTCCGCCCCCCAGCAGTTCCACCAAAATCTC GCATTATCCAGGACTAATGGTTTGAGATCAGTTTCACTTGCTGGTTATGGAAGAAGTTCCCTCTCTTTCGGGCTGCAACAACGTTCGGCCCGGCTTCGCGTTTCCTGCGCT GCAAAGCCGGATACGGTGGAAAAGGTGTCTAAGATAGTAAAGAAGCAACTTGCATTGCCAGATGACTCTGCAGTTACCGGCGAGTCAAAGTTTTCCGAACTTGGAGCTGATTCTCTAGATACG GTTGAGATTGTGATGGGACTTGAGGAGGAATTCGGCATCAGTGTGGAAGAGGAAAGCGCTCAGACCATTGCAACCGTGCAGGATGCCGCAGATGTTATTGAGAAGCTCATTGAGAAAAACAAGGCGTAG
- the LOC103419543 gene encoding glucan endo-1,3-beta-glucosidase, acidic-like: MNTPCPPSRATFIQKANNDISDILRFLRNQGAPLMVSVYPYWGYVHNRLSMHLDFALFKSKKPVLTDTFNVKYYNLLDAMVDAFYRAMERVGVSEVPIVIGEIGWPTAGGEHNVTTTQNAAIFNQNLLKHLEARKGTPKKPQFAIEAYIRSLYDEKDKSIHPSYQSFGIFETNGNPKYPLFKKSSN, from the coding sequence ATGAATACTCCTTGTCCACCTTCAAGGGCGACCTTCATACAAAAAGCCAACAACGACATTTCGGATAttctccggtttttgagaaaccAAGGAGCACCTCTCATGGTCAGTGTGTATCCTTACTGGGGATATGTACACAACCGTCTTTCGATGCACTTGGATTTTGCGCTGTTTAAATCGAAAAAACCAGTTCTTACGGACACGTTCAACGTGAAATATTACAACTTGTTGGATGCCATGGTGGATGCATTTTACCGTGCAATGGAGCGGGTGGGGGTGTCCGAAGTTCCTATAGTGATCGGTGAGATCGGATGGCCAACTGCCGGAGGAGAACACAACGTCACAACCACGCAGAACGCGGCTATCTTTAACCAGAACTTGCTCAAGCATTTGGAAGCTAGAAAAGGGACGCCAAAAAAACCTCAGTTCGCCATTGAAGCATACATTAGGTCCTTGTACGATGAGAAGGATAAATCCATCCACCCATCCTACCAATCCTTTGGAATCTTTGAAACCAATGGAAATCCCAAATACCCTTTGTTTAAAAAATCTAGCAACTAG
- the LOC103419486 gene encoding protein CANDIDATE G-PROTEIN COUPLED RECEPTOR 2-like: MRALQEAPSQSGLPIPLTQAPNSTLGDGVSGSRFYSWLGECHGFFHNVALIVPSLLFVLYLAFQSKKSFSKLSHGRSYIMIAYYGCLWLVSLLNLAWCCFQAWECSPGKQLTWNVLSLFTTSGMLFLEISLLAFLLQGNYASGREALTQTFVISGILVVLDILLKAIYLFGFGIPLFIDNNDHAHRTKWDLWVVHRLVITAIYGFILFMYHSKWRERLPARPAFYKYTAIMFTLNVLSLFACLLTGNGAGFGFWLYGATIVCYHAFYLPLLYVTFLADFFQEEDLHLENVYYSEMKDAGFFDADWE; encoded by the exons ATGCGAGCTCTCCAAGAAGCTCCCTCGCAATCCGGACTCCCAATTCCACTCACCCAGGCCCCAAATTCAACCCTAGGTGACGGCGTTTCAGGATCCCGATTCTACAGCTGGCTCGGCGAGTGCCATGGGTTCTTCCACAATGTGGCTCTGATCGTGCCCTCCCTTCTCTTCGTCCTGTACTTGGCGTTTCAATCGAAAAAAAGTTTCTCGAAGCTCTCCCATGGCCGCTCTTATATCATGATTGCGTACTACGGGTGCCTCTGGCTTGTTAGCTTGCTCAACCTTGCTTGGTGCTGTTTTCAG gcATGGGAGTGCAGTCCTGGAAAACAACTAACATGGAATGTCTTATCTTTGTTCACAACCTCCGGGATGCTATTTTTGGAAATAAGCTTGCTGGCATTTTTGCTTCAAGGGAATTATGCAAGTGGGAGGGAAGCTTTGACACAGACTTTTGTCATCTCAGGGATCCTTGTTGTTTTGGATATACTTCTCAAG GCAATTTATCTATTTGGATTTGGCATTCCATTGTTCATTGACAATAATGACCATGCACATCGAACGAAGTGGGACTTGTGGGTTGTCCACAGGCTAGTGATTACTGCAATTTACGGCTTTATATTGTTCATGTACCATTCCAAGTGGAGAGAGAGGTTACCGG CAAGACCTGCATTCTACAAGTATACCGCTATCATGTTTACGTTAAACGTACTATCACTGTTTGCTTGCTTGCTTACTGGAAATGGGGCTGGATTTGGATTCTG GCTATATGGTGCTACTATTGTCTGTTATCACGCCTTTTATCTTCCGCTTTTGTATGTAACATTTCTGGCAGACTTCTTCCAG GAGGAAGATTTACATTTGGAGAATGTGTACTATTCAGAGATGAAAGATGCTGGTTTCTTTGACGCTGATTGGGAGTGA
- the LOC103419545 gene encoding coiled-coil domain-containing protein SCD2-like: MDRMRPVYVRQKSNSSGGTPGQPASPMMSPMHHHGRSGSVGIVGAKKAQHTKAAAQRLAHVMAHKQTDDDDEEDDDLSYDLGLSSGTGSLGLAGGRSMRPRSPMSIRAAQEQSTSTRGRSSPSLNSMEQPPSTHSTPASRPYQYAEQPSSAHSLPASRPYKSINTKPINSVVEQPHSLRSSVATRPSQTSNSNELPTSARSISGMNSARSSQPTNAVEQPTSARSISGMNSARSSQPTPAVEQPTSARSIPGLNSARPSQPTSAVEQPTSARSLAAARPQLGTKPVHMVPATVPISLRPPTSADPPADNRREPAPISLRPPSTPVGTDASADNRRDKRMSLDLGTFNMRENRAQRSSALEDELDMLQEENENLLEKLRLAEERCDETEARARQLEQQVANLGEGVTLEARLLSRKEAALQQREAALREAAQTQGGSGHGGRNDEAEYELRSLRIMTQRMILSREEMEEVVLKRSWLARYWSLCVEHGIHAEIAASRYEFWSSLAPRPAEAVLAAGQKAKEEIDNNDLDEREDSPRDLNELSGERNIESMLLVEKGLRELASLKVEEAVAVAMAQHRRPSSMKTGVIDLKLPIDGQFEAFVLSKEESEDILFKQAWLAYFWRRAKNHEVEPDIADERLQFWINHNSKSPATSQDAVDVERGLLELKKLGIETQLWRESRKWLEHDSMHRAKSLSDF; the protein is encoded by the exons ATGGATCGGATGAGGCCGGTGTATGTCAGGCAGAAGAGCAATAGTAGTGGCGGAACCCCGGGGCAACCAGCTTCGCCAATGATGTCACCAATGCACCACCATGGGAGGTCGGGGTCGGTTGGAATAGTGGGTGCGAAGAAAGCGCAGCACACGAAAGCCGCAGCGCAAAGGCTTGCACATGTGATGGCTCACAAACAAACTGATGACGATGATGAGGAGGACGACGATCTTTCTTATGATCTTGGCTTGTCAAGCGGCACAGGCAGCCTCGGACTTGCAGGCGGAAGATCAATGCGCCCACGCTCTCCAATG TCAATTCGTGCTGCTCAAGAACAATCTACATCTACACGCGGACGATCATCACCGTCTCTTAACTCCATGGAACAACCACCTTCTACCCATTCGACGCCAGCTAGTCGACCATATCAGTACGCAGAGCAACCGTCATCAGCTCATTCACTACCAGCAAGCCGACCATACAAATCCATCAACACGAAACCCATTAACTCTGTTGTAGAACAGCCACATTCTCTTCGCTCTTCAGTAGCTACTAGGCCATCTCAGACTTCGAACTCCAACGAATTACCTACCTCTGCTCGTTCTATATCGGGCATGAACTCTGCTCGATCATCTCAGCCAACTAATGCTGTCGAACAACCTACCTCTGCTCGTTCTATATCGGGCATGAACTCTGCTCGATCATCTCAGCCGACCCCTGCTGTTGAACAACCTACCTCTGCTCGTTCTATACCAGGCTTGAACTCTGCTCGGCCATCTCAGCCTACCAGTGCTGTCGAACAACCTACCTCTGCTCGTTCTTTAGCTGCTGCACGTCCACAGTTAGGAACCAAGCCAGTCCACATGGTGCCGGCTACTGTACCTATATCACTTAGGCCACCCACTTCTGCAGATCCTCCAGCTGATAATCGGAGAGAGCCAGCACCTATTTCACTTAGGCCGCCCTCTACACCCGTTGGAACAGATGCTTCAGCTGATAATCGGAGAGATAAAAG GATGTCTTTGGATTTAGGGACTTTTaacatgagagaaaatcggGCGCAGCGTTCTTCTGCTCTAGAAGACGAG CTTGATATGCtccaagaagaaaatgaaaatctaCTTGAAAAG CTTCGACTTGCAGAAGAGAGGTGCGACGAAACAGAAGCAAGGGCTCGACAGCTCGAGCAGCAG GTTGCTAATCTTGGCGAAGGTGTAACGTTGGAAGCCCGTCTTCTAAGCAG AAAGGAGGCAGCACTGCAGCAAAGGGAG GCTGCTTTGAGAGAGGCTGCACAGACTCAAGGTGGCAGTGGTCATGGTGGTAGAAATGATGAAGCAGAGTACGAACTGAGATCACTTCGGATTATGACTCAACGAATGATACTGAGTCGTGAAGAGATG gAAGAGGTGGTCTTGAAGAGATCTTGGCTAGCTCGGTACTGGAGCTTATGCGTTGAGCATG GTATTCATGCTGAAATAGCGGCATCAAGATATGAATTCTGGTCATCGCTTGCTCCTCGTCCAGCTGAAGCTGTATTAGCAGCCGGACAAAAAGCGAAAGAGGAGATAG ACAACAACGATCTAGATGAAAGAGAAGATAGTCCACGAGATTTGAATGAACTCTCAGGCGAGAGAAACATTGAGAGTATGCTCTTGGTGGAGAAGGGTCTGCGCGAACTTGCTTCGTTGAAG GTAGAGGAGGCAGTGGCAGTTGCAATGGCTCAACATCGACGCCCTAGTTCAATGAAAACTGGTGTTATAG ATTTGAAGCTACCAATTGATGGACAGTTCGAAGCATTTG TACTCAGCAAAGAGGAGTCTGAAGATATACTTTTCAAGCAG GCTTGGCTTGCATATTTCTGGAGAAGAGCTAAAAACCATGAAGTGGAACCAGATATAGCAGATGAACGCTTGCAATTCTGGATCAATCACAACTCCAAGTCACCTGCCACCTCACAGGATGCAGTTGATG TTGAGCGTGGTCTTCTGGAGTTGAAGAAGTTGGGAATCGAAACCCAGTTATGGAGAGAATCACGGAAATGGCTTGAGCATGATTCGATGCATAGAGCGAAAAGTCTGTCCGACTTCTGA